The nucleotide sequence GCACCGAGGAGCACCGTGAGCGAGACCCAGCCCCTGGACAGGATCATGGCCCCCGACTGGGCGGAGGCCCTGGCCCCCGTGGAACCGCAGATCCGGCAGATGGGCCGGTTCCTGCGCGAGGAGCACGCCGACGGGCACCGCACGCTCCCGAAGGGCCCGGCGGTCCTGCGGGCGTTCCAGGAGCCGCTCGAGCAGGTCAGGGTGCTGGTCGTCGGGCAGGACCCCTACCCCACTCCCGGCCACGCCATGGGCCTGTCCTTCTCCGTGCAGCCCCACGTGCGTCCAGTACCCCGCTCCCTGCAGAACATCTACAAGGAGCTGCGGGACGACCTCGGCGTCGACCCGCCGGAGCACGGGGACCTCTCCGCGTGGTCCCGGCAGGGCGTGATGCTCCTGAACAGGGTCCTCACCGTGCGCGAGGGGGCCCCGGCCTCCCACCGGGGCAAGGGCTGGGAAGCGGTCACGGAGCGCGCCATCAAGGCCCTCGCCGGCCGCGGAACCCCGCTGGTGGCCATCCTGTGGGGCCGGGACGCGCGGAGCACTGCCGCGTGGCTGGACGGCTTCCCCACGGTCGAGTCCGCGCACCCGTCCCCGCTGTCCGCGTCCCGGGGCTTCTTCGGGTCCCGGCCGTTCTCCCGCACGAACCAGCTCCTCGAGCAGCAGGGCGCGGAGCCCGTCGACTGGCGGCTGTGACACCAGGAGGCCTCCGTTAGGGTGGGCGGCATGACGACGACCCCCGGGGCCCGGCCCGCCAGACCCCGCAAGCCGCAGCTGAACCTGACGGTGCGCTCCCGCGAGCTGCTGTCCCCGTCGATGGTCCGGGTGGTCCTGGGCATCGACGAGCCCGAGCGCTACGCGGACATCGTCCCGCCCGAGAAGTACGTGAAGCTCGTCTTCCTCCGGCCCGGCACGGGCGAAGCCGGCACCGCGCTCCCCGGGACTTCGATCCCCGGCACGGACGCTCCTGACGCCGAGACCACAGGCTCGTCGCGGCCGGGGGCGGAGCCCGGCCGGAACCCCGACTACTGGGAGCTCAAGGAGACCCTGCCGGGCGACCGGCAGCCCGTCACCCGCCACCTCACCATCCGCCGGTACGTGCCGGAGCGGCACGAGCTGTGGATGGACTTCGTGCTGCACGGCGACGACGGCTTCGCCGGCCCGTGGGCGGCCCGCGCCGAGCCCGGGGACCGCATCATCGCCCTCGGCCCCGGGGGCAGGTGGACGCCGGCCCCGGACGCCGCGTGGACCCTGATCGCCGCCGACGACGCCGCGATCCCCGCC is from Kocuria rosea and encodes:
- a CDS encoding uracil-DNA glycosylase, whose product is MSETQPLDRIMAPDWAEALAPVEPQIRQMGRFLREEHADGHRTLPKGPAVLRAFQEPLEQVRVLVVGQDPYPTPGHAMGLSFSVQPHVRPVPRSLQNIYKELRDDLGVDPPEHGDLSAWSRQGVMLLNRVLTVREGAPASHRGKGWEAVTERAIKALAGRGTPLVAILWGRDARSTAAWLDGFPTVESAHPSPLSASRGFFGSRPFSRTNQLLEQQGAEPVDWRL
- a CDS encoding siderophore-interacting protein is translated as MTTTPGARPARPRKPQLNLTVRSRELLSPSMVRVVLGIDEPERYADIVPPEKYVKLVFLRPGTGEAGTALPGTSIPGTDAPDAETTGSSRPGAEPGRNPDYWELKETLPGDRQPVTRHLTIRRYVPERHELWMDFVLHGDDGFAGPWAARAEPGDRIIALGPGGRWTPAPDAAWTLIAADDAAIPAALAVLETLPASAQGEVLLEVDTPSDVQPVSAPAGMAVRWVFRADIGPGEDAALVRAVREAGWPTDPEGVQVFAHGEREVMKALREELFTRRRLERDQVSLSGYWARGRTEDVFQAEKKLPVGQIL